Proteins from a single region of Ammoniphilus oxalaticus:
- a CDS encoding phage holin family protein — MKNQFLFTASGAIGAFLVSAFHFLYGDDPIRYSAILFYLMLIALDWIGGYRASKIDGSYASEYGIKGAFRAVFLLLAPAMGHLIDQILGTPGIVFGFLTAAFALHIWKSMTANIVRAGWGKWVPEWALNTVSDEIEHKIARATKRIQEKEKYLKEDDA, encoded by the coding sequence ATGAAAAATCAATTTCTTTTTACGGCATCGGGAGCAATCGGTGCCTTTTTAGTTTCTGCATTTCACTTTTTATACGGTGACGATCCGATTCGTTACTCAGCAATACTTTTTTACCTCATGCTTATTGCATTGGATTGGATCGGCGGGTATCGAGCATCTAAGATCGACGGTTCGTATGCTTCTGAATACGGCATAAAGGGAGCATTTAGAGCGGTGTTCCTCCTGCTGGCCCCAGCGATGGGCCACTTAATTGATCAGATTCTAGGTACACCAGGTATTGTATTCGGTTTCTTGACTGCGGCATTCGCTTTGCATATTTGGAAGAGCATGACCGCGAACATTGTGCGTGCTGGCTGGGGTAAGTGGGTGCCTGAATGGGCGCTAAACACGGTTTCAGATGAGATTGAGCATAAAATAGCCCGCGCGACGAAAAGGATCCAGGAAAAAGAGAAGTATCTGAAAGAGGATGATGCTTAA
- a CDS encoding DUF4652 domain-containing protein: MLKLEFDDDERLIYVIEPNTQRKCLPYSSVSKPEVSPNKEKAIFISPLEWEVPGSLYLMDLIIGEIKEIIPPDKENDEIPKYAIWINDRYVACIIGFGMGTVSIGGNVFLYDLENSTVKQITYYSSDIQITEIVKLEDTLDLKGIKYVDDIYNEFKPFEDTLDLTTIT; encoded by the coding sequence ATGCTTAAACTTGAATTTGATGATGACGAGAGGCTAATTTATGTAATTGAACCAAACACTCAAAGAAAATGTTTGCCCTATAGCTCTGTGTCGAAGCCAGAAGTATCGCCCAATAAAGAAAAAGCAATTTTTATCTCTCCACTAGAATGGGAGGTTCCAGGCAGCCTTTATTTAATGGATCTTATTATCGGGGAAATCAAGGAAATTATACCTCCCGATAAAGAAAATGACGAGATTCCAAAATATGCAATCTGGATTAATGATAGGTACGTAGCTTGCATTATCGGCTTTGGAATGGGGACAGTTAGCATTGGAGGGAATGTGTTCTTATATGATCTTGAAAACAGCACAGTTAAACAAATAACTTACTATTCTTCAGATATACAAATCACAGAGATTGTAAAGCTAGAAGATACATTAGATTTAAAAGGTATTAAATATGTTGATGATATCTACAATGAATTTAAACCTTTCGAAGATACATTAGATTTGACTACTATAACTTAA
- a CDS encoding restriction endonuclease: MIDWGKIDARNFEKFVYYSLGFEGFRNLQWMGKGGGDAGRDIVATTYEELPFNLGYERDWIFQCKKWKRMPSQNVIFNEISKAAQHHPDFWVLVIPVDPTAGMIDFFKRIEINYNFKTILFPLSSIESIVYKYPDLKHVLENGNLPDRGDEYA; encoded by the coding sequence ATGATTGATTGGGGAAAAATAGATGCACGAAACTTTGAAAAGTTTGTCTATTACTCATTAGGATTTGAGGGGTTCAGAAATTTGCAATGGATGGGAAAAGGGGGAGGTGATGCAGGGCGGGATATCGTTGCTACAACTTACGAAGAACTTCCATTCAATCTTGGTTACGAAAGGGATTGGATCTTCCAATGTAAGAAGTGGAAGAGAATGCCTTCTCAGAATGTAATTTTCAATGAGATTTCAAAAGCAGCGCAACACCATCCTGATTTTTGGGTTTTGGTAATTCCAGTTGACCCTACGGCAGGTATGATTGACTTTTTCAAACGAATAGAGATAAATTACAATTTCAAAACTATTCTATTTCCTCTATCTTCGATTGAGTCAATTGTTTATAAATATCCGGATTTGAAACACGTCTTAGAAAATGGTAATTTACCAGACAGGGGTGATGAATATGCTTAA